GGCACCGGGAGATCGTGGCCGCGGGCGTGCGGGCCACGCCCAGGCAGAGCGACGAGCACCCGCTCCCCCACCTGACCGACCGGGCCGTGCTCGACGGCGCCCGCGCCGCCGGTGTCGCGGCGGAGGAAACCGTGCTGGCGGAGCTGCCCTTCGAGCCGTCGCGGGGTTTCCACGCGGTGCGCGTCGACGGCCTGCTCTCGGTCAAGGGCGCCCCGGAAGTCGTGCTCGACCGGTGCGCCCGCCGGCGGACCGCGGAGGGCAGCGAGGCGTTCGACGCCGCAGCGCGGGCGGAAGTCGACCGCGAGATCGAGCGGCTGGCCGCGGACGGCTACCGGCTGCTGGCGGTGGCCGAGCGCGCCGCCACCGCCGCCACCGAGCTCACCGAGTCCGATGTGGACGAGCTGGAGTTCGTCGGCCTGCTGGGGCTGGCCGATCCGGTGCACCCGGCCGCCGCCGAGGCCGTCGCGCAGCTGAGCAGTGCAGGCGTGGACGTGATCATGATCACCGGCGATCACCCCAGCACCGCCGAGGCCATCGCCGCCGAGCTGGGCGTGCTCGGCGGCAAGCGGGTGCTCACCGGCGCGGAGCTGGACCGGCTCGACGACGAGCAGCTGACCGGCGAACTGCCCGGGATCGCGGTGTTCGCCCGGGTCAGCCCGGCGCAGAAGGCCCGCATCGTGAGCCGGCTGCGGGCCGGCGGCCGGGTGGTGGCGATGACCGGCGACGGCGCCAACGACGTCCCGGCGATCAACCTGGCGCAGGTGGGCATCGCGTTCGGCTCCCGGGCCACCCCGGCCGCGCGCGAGGCAGCCGACCTGGTCGTCGCCGAGGACCGCATCGAGACGCTGACCGACGGCATCGTCGAAGGCCGCGGGATGTGGACGTCGGTGCGCGATGCGCTCTCGATCCTGCTGGGCGGCAACCTCGGCGAGATCGGCTACGCGCTGGGCACCGGGCTGCTCAGCCCCACGGCCGGGCTCAACGCCCGCCAGCTGCTGGTGGTCAACCTGCTCACCGACGTCCTGCCCGCCATCGCGATCGCGGTCCGGCCGCCACCGCACGCCACCCCGGAGAAGCTGCTGGCCGAAGGCCCCGAGGCCTCGCTCGGCTCGGCGCTGGCGCACGACGTCTACGTCCGCGCCGCGGCCACGGCCGGTGCGGCCGGGCTCGCGTGGCTGCTCGCCCGCCCGCTGTCCACCACCGCTCAAGCGCGCACCACCGGCCTGGTCGCGCTGGTCTCCGCGCAGCTCGCGCAGACCTTGGCGGTGCGGGGCCGCACGCCGCTGGTCCTCGCCGCGGGAGCGGGCTCGCTGGTGCTGCTCGTCGCCGTCGTGCAGCTGCCCGGCATCAGCCGGTTCTTCGGCAGCAGTCCCCTGCTCCCGCACCAGTGGGCCATCGCGGCCGGCACGTCGATCGCTGCGGCACTGGCGGTGCTGATGTGGCAGACGTGGCGGCGGAACGCCTCCTGACCTGCACTGTTCTCATCCGGTTAACCGCGCCGACACCTCCGGCTGCACCCCGGCTAACCCGGTCGGCGCACAGTCGGGCCGTACCGTCGCAGAACACCCGGAGAGCCCGATGCAGTTCCTGACCTCGATCCTGACCGCCGCCGCCGTCGCCCTGGTGGAGACCCTGGTGATCCACCTCGTCCGCAAGACCCTCCGCACGGCCTGAGCCCGGCCTGTCATCCGGGGATGAGCGAACCGGCCGGAACCGCGGCCCAGCTCGTCTCGGTCGCCGACGAGTGGGCGGCGGCGACCGCTGCCAACGACCTCGCGACGACCGATGTGCACGCCTGGCGGGACGGCCGCTGGCGCTGCGTGCACAGCCACATCACGCCGGTCGCGACCTGACCTACACCCCGGCCAGCTCCGAGGCCTGCGTCTTCGCCGGCGCGGAGCGCTGGGCGACGTAGGCACCGGCGAGGATCAGCGCGCCGCCGAGCAGCTGGACCGGCCCCAGCGCCTCGGACAGCAGCGCCCAGGCGAGCACGGTGGCCACCACCGGTTCCAGGAACGCGACCGCGCCCGCCACCTGCGGTGACAACCGGCGAACCGCGACGATGCCGGTCAGGTACGCCAGCACCGTGCTGAACACGACGATCCAGGCCACCGCCACCAGCGCCGGGAACTGCTGGCCTGCCAGCTGCACGTCGCCGAGCAGCAGCGCCCAGTCCATGTTCCACGGCTGCGCGATCAGGGTCACCACCACCGCGCCGAGCAGCAGCCCGAACCCGGCGAGGGCGAACGGATCGACCTCCGGCCCGCTGTCGGACAGCAGGAAGTAGGCGGCCTGGCAGCCCGCGGCGCCCAGCGCCAGCAGCAGGCCGACCGGGTCGAAGCTCAGCCCGGCCCACAGCTCCACCACGCAGGCCAGGCCGACCATCGCGATCGCCACCCCGATCGCCGCCGACCGGCTCACCGGGCTGCGCCGCACGAAGCGGATCCAGCCCAGCACCAGCACCGGCCCCAGGAACTCGATCAGCAGCGCCACCCCGACCGGCACGCTGGCGATCGAGGCGAAGTAGAAGACCTGCACCCCGGCGATGGCGAACAGCCCGTACCCGATGAGCAGCTTGGGCACCCGCCGCACGGCCGCGGCGTGCCGGAGGGCGAAGGGCAGCATCAGCAGCGCGCCACCGGCCAGCCGCAGCCACGCCACCTGCAGCGGGCTGAACCCGGCGGTGATCAGCGGTTTGGCGAACGGCCCCGAACCGCCGAAGCAGAACGCGGAGGCGATGGCGATCGCCACCCCGGCGGACTTGGCACTGCTGGACAGGTTGCGCACCCGCCCATGGAAGCACGCGCCCCCGACCACCCTGAACCCGATTCCGGTACCACCGTCCCAAAGCTTGGGAACCCCCGGAAAAACGGCCGTTTTGCACGGAGTGGTACATGTGATCGAGAGTTTGCCGACCCTTAGTTGAGGGCTCTTACAGGACAAGCGTACTGTTAATTGCGAAGAGAGCGGGTCCTCGCGCATGCTCGGCCGACGTGCGCGAGACTCGCAATCGTTCCCGAACTTGCGCCCGTCGCGAGATGGAGTTGAACGTGACTGCACCTGCGAGCAAGGACAGCTTCGGCGCCCGCGGCACGCTGAACGTCGGCGACGCCTCTTACGAGGTGTTCCGGCTCAGCGCCGTCGAAGGGGCCCAGCGGCTGCCCTACAGCCTCAAGATCCTCCTGGAAAACCTGCTGCGGACCGAGGACGGCGCGAACATCACCGCCGACCACGTGCGCGCGCTGGCCGGCTGGGACGCCAAGGCCGAGCCGTCCACCGAGATCCAGTTCACCCCGGCACGGGTGATCATGCAGGACTTCACCGGTGTGCCGTGCGTGGTCGACCTCGCCACCATGCGCGAGGCCGTCGCCGACCTGGGCGGCGACACCTCCAAGGTCAACCCGCTGGCCCCGGCGGAACTGGTCATCGACCACTCGGTGATCATCGACGTGTTCGGCAAGCCGGACGCCTTCGAACGCAACGTCGAGTTCGAGTACGGCCGCAACAAGGAGCGCTACCAGTTCCTGCGCTGGGGCCAGGGCGCCTTCGACGAGTTCAAGGTCGTCCCGCCGGGCACCGGCATCGTGCACCAGGTCAACATCGAGCACCTGGCCCGCACCGTGATGTCCCGCAACGGCCAGGCCTACCCGGACAGCTGCGTCGGCACCGACTCGCACACCACCATGGTCAACGGCCTGGGCGTGCTGGGCTGGGGCGTCGGCGGCATCGAGGCCGAGGCCGCGATGCTCGGCCAGCCGGTGTCGATGCTGATCCCGCGCGTGGTCGGCTTCAAGCTGACCGGCGAGATCCCGGCGGGCGCCACCGCCACCGACGTGGTGCTGACGATCACCGAGATGCTGCGCAAGCACGGCGTCGTCGGCAAGTTCGTCGAGTTCTACGGCTCCGGTGTGGCCTCGGTGCCGCTGGCCAACCGCGCCACCATCGGCAACATGAGCCCGGAGTTCGGCTCCACCGCGGCGATCTTCCCGATCGACGAGGAGACCGTCCGCTACCTCAAGCTCACCGGTCGCCCGGCCGAGCAGGTCGCGCTGGTCGAGGCCTACGCCAAGGAGCAGGGCCTCTGGCACGACCCGAGCCACGAGCCCGAGTACTCCGAGTACCTCGAGCTGGACCTGTCCACCGTGGTCCCGTCCATCGCGGGCCCGAAGCGCCCGCAGGACCGGATCGTGGTCTCCGAGGCCAAGCAGTCGTTCCGCACCGCGCTGACCGACTACGCCAAGGTCGAGACCGCCGACGACAACGCGATCGACGAGGCGGGCAAGGAGTCCTTCCCGGCCAGCGACGCCCCCGCGGTGACCCACCACGACTCCGTGCCGCAGGCCGTCTCGGCCGCCAACGGCTCCACCGGCCGGATCTCCAAGCCGGTCAAGGTCTCCTCCGACGAGCTCGGCGAGTTCGAGCTCGACCACGGCGCCGTGGTGATCGCCTCGATCACCTCCTGCACCAACACCTCCAACCCGTCGGTGATGCTGGGCGCGGCCCTGCTGGCTCGCAACGCGGTGGACAAGGGCCTGACCCGCAAGCCGTGGGTGAAGACCTCGATGGCCCCCGGCTCGCAGGTCGTCACCGACTACTACGAGAAGGCCGGGCTCTGGCCGTACCTGGAGAAGCTGGGCTTCCACCTGGTCGGCTACGGCTGCACCACCTGCATCGGCAACTCCGGCCCGCTGCCGGAGGAGATCTCCGCCGCGGTGCAGGACAACGACCTGTCGGTCGTCTCGGTGCTGTCGGGCAACCGGAACTTCGAGGGCCGGATCAACCCCGACGTCAAGATGAACTACCTGGCCTCGCCGCCGCTGGTCATCGCCTACGCGCTCGCGGGCTCGATGGACTTCGACTTCGAGAACGACCCGCTGGGCACCGACACCGAGGGCAAGCCGGTCTACCTGCGCGACATCTGGCCGTCGCCGCAGGAGGTCCAGGACACCATCGACTCGGCGATCACCAACGAGATGTTCACCAAGTCCTACGAGGACGTCTTCAAGGGTGACGAGCGCTGGCGGTCGCTGCCCACCCCGGAGGGCCAGACCTTCGACTGGGACGCGGAGTCCACCTACGTGCGCAAGCCCCCGTACTTCGAGGGCATGGCGATGGAGCCGGCGCCGGTCACCGACATCTCCGGTGCCCGCGTGCTGGCGCTGCTCGGCGACTCGGTCACCACCGACCACATCTCGCCGGCCGGTGCGATCAAGCCGGACTCGCCCGCGGGCCAGTACCTCACCGAGCACGGCATCGACCGCAAGGACTTCAACTCCTACGGTTCCCGCCGCGGCAACCACGAGGTGATGATCCGGGGCACCTTCGCCAACATCCGGCTGCGCAACCTGCTGCTGGACGACGTGCAGGGCGGCTACACCCGGGACTTCACCCAGGAAGGCGCGCCGCAGGCGTTCATCTACGACGCCGCGCAGAACTACGCCGCGCAGGACATCCCGCTGGTGGTGCTCGGCGGCAAGGAGTACGGCTCCGGTTCGTCGCGCGACTGGGCGGCCAAGGGCACCCGGCTGCTCGGCGTCCGCGCCGTCATCACCGAGTCCTTCGAGCGCATCCACCGCTCGAACCTGATCGGCATGGGCGTCATCCCGCTGCAGTTCCCGGAGGGCGAGTCGGCCAAGTCGCTGGGCCTGGACGGCACCGAGACCTTCGACTTCGAGGGCATCACCAAGCTCAACGAGGGCGAGACCCCGGAGACGGTCAAGGTCACCGCGACCAAGACCGACGGCTCCAAGGTCGAGTTCGACGCGAAGGTCCGCATCGACACCCCCGGTGAGGCGGACTACTACCGCAACGGCGGCATCCTGCAGTACGTGCTGCGCAAGATGATCCGCTCCTGATCCCAGCCGACCCGGCGGGCAGCAGACGAACGG
This portion of the Saccharopolyspora antimicrobica genome encodes:
- the acnA gene encoding aconitate hydratase AcnA, translating into MELNVTAPASKDSFGARGTLNVGDASYEVFRLSAVEGAQRLPYSLKILLENLLRTEDGANITADHVRALAGWDAKAEPSTEIQFTPARVIMQDFTGVPCVVDLATMREAVADLGGDTSKVNPLAPAELVIDHSVIIDVFGKPDAFERNVEFEYGRNKERYQFLRWGQGAFDEFKVVPPGTGIVHQVNIEHLARTVMSRNGQAYPDSCVGTDSHTTMVNGLGVLGWGVGGIEAEAAMLGQPVSMLIPRVVGFKLTGEIPAGATATDVVLTITEMLRKHGVVGKFVEFYGSGVASVPLANRATIGNMSPEFGSTAAIFPIDEETVRYLKLTGRPAEQVALVEAYAKEQGLWHDPSHEPEYSEYLELDLSTVVPSIAGPKRPQDRIVVSEAKQSFRTALTDYAKVETADDNAIDEAGKESFPASDAPAVTHHDSVPQAVSAANGSTGRISKPVKVSSDELGEFELDHGAVVIASITSCTNTSNPSVMLGAALLARNAVDKGLTRKPWVKTSMAPGSQVVTDYYEKAGLWPYLEKLGFHLVGYGCTTCIGNSGPLPEEISAAVQDNDLSVVSVLSGNRNFEGRINPDVKMNYLASPPLVIAYALAGSMDFDFENDPLGTDTEGKPVYLRDIWPSPQEVQDTIDSAITNEMFTKSYEDVFKGDERWRSLPTPEGQTFDWDAESTYVRKPPYFEGMAMEPAPVTDISGARVLALLGDSVTTDHISPAGAIKPDSPAGQYLTEHGIDRKDFNSYGSRRGNHEVMIRGTFANIRLRNLLLDDVQGGYTRDFTQEGAPQAFIYDAAQNYAAQDIPLVVLGGKEYGSGSSRDWAAKGTRLLGVRAVITESFERIHRSNLIGMGVIPLQFPEGESAKSLGLDGTETFDFEGITKLNEGETPETVKVTATKTDGSKVEFDAKVRIDTPGEADYYRNGGILQYVLRKMIRS
- a CDS encoding EamA family transporter encodes the protein MRNLSSSAKSAGVAIAIASAFCFGGSGPFAKPLITAGFSPLQVAWLRLAGGALLMLPFALRHAAAVRRVPKLLIGYGLFAIAGVQVFYFASIASVPVGVALLIEFLGPVLVLGWIRFVRRSPVSRSAAIGVAIAMVGLACVVELWAGLSFDPVGLLLALGAAGCQAAYFLLSDSGPEVDPFALAGFGLLLGAVVVTLIAQPWNMDWALLLGDVQLAGQQFPALVAVAWIVVFSTVLAYLTGIVAVRRLSPQVAGAVAFLEPVVATVLAWALLSEALGPVQLLGGALILAGAYVAQRSAPAKTQASELAGV